Proteins from a single region of Corallococcus silvisoli:
- a CDS encoding SpoIID/LytB domain-containing protein, with protein sequence MLQRVALLLLLLVSSRASAVETMRIAMDDPGDEVRVSGRGLGFGPDAEDGAFVAITAGQAQVRRRNGRLEVNGAPVIGDAIRFRGGMEASDAGGPGNEPLKAGSAQVRGDVVVRLYRDSLQLINVIPLEDYLAAVLGSEMPVSFPLEALKAQAVAARTYALQKKLDSYGAAFHMGSSVLHQVYGGVNREDAKTRAAVEATRGEVLTYDLAPIEAYFHASCGGHTESGQDALQRNLPYLRPVDCPCGKLPASRWSATLSEAELRKALKSSPEGLRVTGRTSTHRVTRVTLKDGTVVDGVLFRRKLGYTRLKSLDFDVEASGKDYVFTGRGFGHGAGLCQWGAKAFADQGRTYREILSHYYPGAEFQQLY encoded by the coding sequence ATGTTGCAACGTGTGGCATTGCTGCTGCTCCTGCTCGTGTCGTCGCGGGCGTCCGCCGTGGAGACGATGCGCATTGCCATGGACGACCCCGGAGACGAGGTGCGCGTCAGCGGGCGCGGCCTGGGCTTCGGACCCGATGCCGAAGACGGTGCCTTCGTCGCCATCACCGCCGGTCAGGCCCAGGTGCGCCGCCGCAATGGGCGGCTGGAGGTCAACGGGGCCCCCGTCATTGGCGACGCCATCCGCTTCCGAGGCGGCATGGAGGCCTCCGACGCGGGCGGGCCCGGCAACGAGCCCCTCAAGGCCGGCAGCGCGCAGGTCCGCGGCGACGTCGTCGTGCGCCTCTACCGGGACAGCCTCCAGCTCATCAACGTCATCCCGCTGGAGGACTACCTCGCCGCCGTGCTGGGCAGCGAGATGCCCGTGTCGTTTCCCCTGGAGGCGCTCAAGGCCCAGGCCGTCGCCGCGCGCACTTACGCGCTCCAGAAGAAGCTGGACTCCTACGGCGCCGCCTTCCACATGGGCAGCAGCGTGCTCCACCAGGTGTACGGCGGGGTGAACCGCGAGGACGCCAAGACGCGCGCCGCCGTCGAGGCCACCCGCGGCGAGGTGCTGACGTACGACCTGGCGCCCATCGAGGCGTACTTCCACGCCTCCTGCGGCGGCCACACGGAGTCCGGCCAGGACGCCCTGCAGCGGAACCTGCCGTACCTCAGGCCCGTCGACTGCCCGTGCGGAAAGCTGCCCGCCAGCCGCTGGTCCGCGACCCTCTCCGAAGCCGAGCTGCGCAAGGCCCTGAAGTCCTCCCCGGAGGGGCTGCGCGTCACCGGCCGCACGTCCACGCACCGGGTGACCCGCGTGACGCTGAAGGACGGCACCGTGGTGGACGGCGTGCTGTTCCGGCGGAAGCTGGGCTACACGCGCCTCAAGAGCCTGGACTTCGACGTGGAGGCGTCCGGCAAGGACTATGTGTTCACCGGCCGTGGGTTCGGCCATGGCGCGGGCCTGTGTCAGTGGGGCGCCAAGGCCTTCGCGGACCAGGGCCGGACGTACCGGGAAATCCTCTCCCACTACTACCCGGGCGCCGAGTTCCAGCAGCTCTACTGA
- the queA gene encoding tRNA preQ1(34) S-adenosylmethionine ribosyltransferase-isomerase QueA, producing the protein MGSPGGAGAATSADPVSSLLSDYDFELPEAQIAQAPLPHRDASRLMVVSRATGAWSHQHFTDLVDLLREGDLLVLNDARVIPARLLGQKSGTGGRVELLVVRPAAAATLTSAALGGAPESLDWVCLGQASKGLKPGQSVTFAGGLSAEVLEALGGGEYRVRFHAAPGASLASLLEAAGRLPLPPYITREPGAADAERYQTVYARASGAVAAPTAGLHFTEDVFARLAAKGVGRVEVTLDVGPGTFLPVREEVLDKHHMHPERFTVPEATAAAVNGAKAEGRRVVAVGTTVVRTLESATDPQTGRLRAGPGETAMFIRPGYVFRQVDVLLTNFHLPRSTLVMLVSALLGRERTLAAYQEAVRAGYRFFSYGDAMLVKE; encoded by the coding sequence ATGGGTTCCCCAGGCGGCGCGGGGGCTGCTACAAGCGCTGACCCCGTGTCGTCCCTCCTCTCCGACTACGATTTCGAGCTCCCCGAGGCGCAGATCGCCCAGGCCCCGCTGCCCCACCGGGACGCGTCGCGCCTGATGGTCGTCAGCCGTGCCACCGGCGCCTGGAGCCACCAGCACTTCACCGACCTCGTGGACCTGCTTCGCGAGGGCGACCTGCTCGTGCTCAACGACGCGCGCGTCATCCCCGCTCGCCTGCTGGGCCAGAAGAGCGGCACCGGAGGCCGCGTGGAGCTGCTGGTGGTCCGGCCCGCCGCGGCCGCGACGCTCACCTCCGCCGCGCTGGGCGGCGCGCCCGAATCGCTCGACTGGGTCTGCCTGGGGCAGGCGTCCAAGGGGCTCAAGCCCGGCCAGTCCGTCACCTTCGCCGGAGGCCTGTCCGCCGAGGTCCTGGAGGCCCTGGGGGGAGGGGAGTACCGGGTGCGCTTCCATGCGGCCCCGGGCGCGTCGCTCGCCAGCCTGTTGGAGGCCGCGGGCCGGCTGCCCCTGCCGCCGTACATCACCCGCGAGCCCGGCGCCGCGGACGCGGAGCGCTACCAGACCGTGTACGCCCGCGCGTCCGGCGCCGTGGCCGCGCCCACCGCCGGGCTGCACTTCACCGAGGACGTGTTCGCGCGGCTCGCGGCGAAGGGCGTGGGGCGCGTGGAGGTGACGCTCGACGTGGGGCCCGGCACCTTCCTCCCCGTGCGCGAGGAGGTGCTGGACAAGCACCACATGCACCCGGAGCGCTTCACCGTGCCGGAGGCCACGGCCGCCGCCGTGAACGGCGCGAAGGCGGAGGGCCGCCGGGTGGTCGCGGTGGGCACCACGGTGGTGCGCACGCTGGAGTCCGCCACCGACCCCCAGACGGGCCGGCTGAGGGCCGGGCCCGGGGAGACGGCGATGTTCATCCGCCCCGGCTATGTCTTCCGCCAGGTGGACGTGCTCCTCACGAACTTCCACCTGCCGCGCTCCACGCTGGTGATGCTGGTGAGCGCGCTCCTGGGCCGGGAGCGCACGCTCGCCGCGTACCAGGAGGCCGTGCGCGCGGGCTACCGGTTCTTCAGTTACGGCGATGCCATGTTGGTGAAGGAGTGA
- the tgt gene encoding tRNA guanosine(34) transglycosylase Tgt has protein sequence MVRFELLHEDAGTQARRGRLHTPHGPIETPIFMPVGTVGSVKGVGPDDLLALEAQIILGNTYHLMLRPGEPLIGEMGGLHRFISWDRPMLTDSGGFQVFSLSEKRKITEEGAAFQSHLDGSRHSLSPERSIAIQETLGADIIMAFDECPPSTEDRAYLEKSLARTTRWLHRCVKAWSRERSSLFGIVQGGLHEDLRKRHAEEVCAVDLPGYALGGYSVGEAPEAMHAGVAYSAPLLPRDRPRYLMGVGTPLDLVTCVEHGVDMFDCVLPTRCARNGLLFTSEGKLVIRNAAYARDPRPVDPACSCYTCRTFSRSYLRHLFAAGEILAMRLNTLHNLHYFLDLMAQVRRAIAEDRFAAFARDFRARAHAQEAERKGGR, from the coding sequence CTGGTGCGCTTCGAGCTGTTGCACGAGGACGCCGGCACCCAGGCCCGCCGCGGCCGGCTGCACACGCCCCACGGCCCCATCGAGACGCCCATCTTCATGCCCGTGGGCACCGTGGGCAGCGTCAAGGGCGTGGGCCCGGACGACCTGCTCGCCCTGGAGGCGCAGATCATCCTGGGCAACACCTATCACCTGATGCTGCGCCCGGGAGAGCCGCTCATCGGAGAGATGGGCGGCCTGCACCGCTTCATCTCCTGGGACCGCCCCATGCTCACGGACAGCGGCGGCTTCCAGGTGTTCAGCCTGTCGGAGAAGCGGAAGATCACGGAGGAGGGCGCCGCCTTCCAGTCGCACCTGGACGGCTCCCGGCACTCGCTGTCGCCGGAGCGCTCCATCGCCATCCAGGAGACGCTGGGCGCGGACATCATCATGGCGTTCGATGAGTGCCCCCCGTCCACCGAGGACCGCGCCTACCTGGAGAAGTCCCTGGCCCGCACCACGCGCTGGCTGCACCGGTGCGTGAAGGCGTGGAGCCGGGAGCGCTCGTCGCTGTTCGGCATCGTACAGGGCGGCCTCCACGAGGACCTGCGCAAGCGCCACGCGGAGGAGGTGTGCGCGGTGGACCTGCCCGGCTACGCGCTGGGCGGCTACTCCGTGGGCGAGGCGCCCGAGGCGATGCACGCGGGCGTGGCCTACTCCGCGCCGCTCCTGCCCCGCGACCGCCCGCGCTACCTCATGGGCGTGGGCACGCCGCTGGACCTGGTGACGTGCGTGGAGCACGGCGTGGACATGTTCGACTGCGTGCTGCCCACGCGGTGCGCGCGCAACGGCCTGCTCTTCACCTCGGAGGGCAAGCTGGTCATCCGGAACGCGGCATACGCCAGGGACCCGCGTCCCGTGGACCCGGCGTGCTCCTGCTATACCTGCCGCACGTTCAGCCGCTCCTACCTGCGCCACCTCTTCGCGGCGGGGGAAATCCTCGCGATGCGGCTCAACACGCTGCACAACCTGCACTACTTCCTGGACCTGATGGCCCAGGTGCGCCGGGCCATCGCCGAGGACCGTTTCGCGGCGTTCGCCCGGGACTTCCGGGCCCGGGCCCACGCTCAGGAAGCCGAGCGCAAAGGCGGCCGGTGA
- the yajC gene encoding preprotein translocase subunit YajC encodes MADSFLILAQAGAGSPLGTFGFLAVLVAIMYFVMIRPQQKQLKEHRALLAGLKKGDDVVTQGGILGRIHQVDDTTVTVEVASGVRVRVLKSAVSAKGSVPVAGAPATTPAEKKEEK; translated from the coding sequence GTGGCTGACAGTTTCCTGATTCTCGCGCAGGCCGGGGCCGGTTCTCCCCTGGGGACCTTTGGCTTCCTCGCCGTGCTGGTCGCCATCATGTACTTCGTGATGATCCGCCCCCAGCAGAAGCAGCTCAAGGAGCACCGCGCCCTGCTCGCGGGGCTGAAGAAGGGGGATGACGTCGTGACGCAGGGCGGCATCCTCGGGCGCATCCATCAAGTGGATGACACCACCGTGACGGTGGAAGTGGCCAGCGGCGTGCGCGTGCGCGTGCTGAAGTCGGCTGTCAGTGCGAAGGGGTCCGTTCCGGTGGCCGGGGCCCCGGCGACGACCCCCGCCGAGAAGAAGGAGGAGAAGTAA
- the secD gene encoding protein translocase subunit SecD: MDRGWWWKFGMIVAVTLGTFWFLVPTYYSLVVLDRSERNNIAVLEQRLPKWAPPARYRLNLGLDLQGGIHMVMRVDTKTALQKRTERRGQQIATYVNDKKLGEVTADTDPERLQLTLTAKDPATMDAIQKEVLATFTDFSLDSRNGGTLVLKPDEGQVNRFRDEAVDQAMLVIRRRIDKWGVAEVDVRKLGTDSIQISLPGRSNPEQAKELVGTTAQLEFRMVDDTNPQVFAQMFQQHPPPADSKITLVDDEGFPQLSSPNREALLAYAKDKTPEGRDVVTQCVANPVKKNDCLSYRSYLLDKNVPLTGESLSGADASVSQMNEPEVNLAFDPAGAREFEKLTEAAVGRRMAIVLDDNVHTAPRINEKIGGGRARITMGRAGARSFEEWLGEAQTLALVLKAGALPAPVTVGEIRQVGATLGDELIKKGSLAALVGLALVVVFMAVYYRKSGLIADVALLLNGLLILAGLAFFNATLTLPGIAGFVLTLGIAVDANVLINERIREELSHGKSARAAVDQGYDRAFWTIFDAHVTTLIAGFILFFTGTGPVRGFATTLIVGLLASLFTSIVVTRVITTYFVHGRNAQSVSV; the protein is encoded by the coding sequence ATGGACCGCGGCTGGTGGTGGAAGTTCGGAATGATTGTCGCGGTGACGCTGGGAACGTTCTGGTTCCTCGTCCCGACGTACTACTCGCTGGTGGTGTTGGACCGCTCCGAGCGCAACAACATCGCCGTGCTGGAGCAGCGGCTGCCCAAGTGGGCGCCCCCGGCCAGGTACCGCCTCAACCTGGGGCTGGACCTGCAGGGCGGCATCCACATGGTCATGCGCGTGGACACCAAGACGGCCCTGCAGAAGCGCACCGAGCGCCGCGGCCAGCAGATCGCCACGTACGTCAACGACAAGAAGCTGGGCGAGGTGACGGCGGACACGGATCCGGAGCGGCTGCAGCTGACGCTGACCGCGAAGGACCCGGCGACCATGGACGCCATCCAGAAGGAGGTCCTGGCCACCTTCACCGACTTCTCCCTGGACTCGCGCAACGGCGGCACGCTGGTGCTCAAGCCGGACGAGGGCCAGGTGAACCGCTTCCGCGATGAGGCCGTGGACCAGGCGATGCTCGTCATCCGCCGCCGCATCGACAAGTGGGGCGTGGCGGAAGTGGACGTGCGCAAGCTGGGCACGGACTCCATCCAGATCTCGCTGCCCGGCCGCAGCAACCCGGAACAGGCCAAGGAGCTGGTGGGCACCACCGCGCAGCTGGAGTTCCGGATGGTGGACGACACCAACCCGCAGGTGTTCGCGCAGATGTTCCAGCAGCACCCGCCTCCGGCCGACAGCAAGATCACGCTGGTGGATGACGAGGGCTTCCCGCAGCTGTCCTCGCCCAACCGCGAGGCGCTGCTGGCGTACGCGAAGGACAAGACGCCGGAGGGCCGCGACGTCGTGACCCAGTGCGTGGCGAACCCGGTGAAGAAGAACGACTGCCTGTCCTACCGCAGCTACCTGCTGGACAAGAACGTGCCGCTCACGGGCGAGAGCCTGTCCGGCGCGGATGCGTCCGTCAGCCAGATGAACGAGCCGGAGGTGAACCTGGCGTTCGATCCGGCCGGCGCGCGTGAGTTCGAGAAGCTGACCGAGGCCGCCGTGGGCCGCCGGATGGCCATCGTGCTGGACGACAACGTGCACACCGCCCCGCGCATCAACGAGAAGATTGGCGGCGGCCGGGCGCGCATCACCATGGGCCGCGCCGGCGCGCGCAGCTTCGAGGAGTGGCTGGGCGAGGCGCAGACGCTGGCGCTGGTGCTCAAGGCGGGCGCGCTGCCCGCGCCGGTGACGGTGGGCGAAATCCGTCAGGTGGGCGCGACGCTGGGCGACGAGCTCATCAAGAAGGGCAGCCTGGCCGCGCTGGTGGGCCTGGCGCTCGTCGTGGTGTTCATGGCGGTGTACTACCGCAAGTCCGGCCTCATCGCGGACGTGGCGCTGCTGCTCAACGGCCTGCTCATCCTGGCGGGTCTGGCGTTCTTCAACGCCACGCTGACGCTGCCGGGCATCGCGGGCTTCGTGCTCACGCTGGGCATCGCGGTGGATGCGAACGTGCTCATCAACGAGCGCATCCGCGAGGAGCTGTCCCACGGCAAGTCCGCGCGCGCGGCGGTGGACCAGGGCTACGACCGCGCCTTCTGGACCATCTTCGACGCGCACGTGACGACGCTCATCGCGGGCTTCATCCTGTTCTTCACGGGAACGGGCCCGGTCCGCGGCTTCGCCACCACGCTCATCGTGGGCCTGCTGGCGTCGCTGTTCACGTCCATCGTCGTGACGCGCGTCATCACGACCTACTTCGTCCACGGCCGTAACGCGCAGTCGGTGTCCGTCTAA
- the secF gene encoding protein translocase subunit SecF, with amino-acid sequence MQILKHKTNFDFIGKRKPALFISTLLNLAIIVGIAAVGFNFGVDFAGGTVVELKYDTPTTAEQVRERAQAGGLHDVSVQGVGAAEENSFLLRMGGVTQLTEENAEHAKAAIQGLGETRNVYADMANGIVNFRSVKPMSVEAVKKAVEGAGIGVQEVRDLGANQGGTGYDYQVVASGMADKVFAALSAGLDKPNFEQRRVDYVGPQVGKQLRNRGVMALVYSMVAILIYVAFRFDFKFGPGALLAMLHDVIMVAGYYLVSRREFNLTSIAALLTIVGYSVNDTIVIYDRIREDMAKYKGKPLPEVINIAVNDTLGRTILTSGVTALSLIGLLIFGVGEIFDFAMAMLVGILVGTYSSVYIASPVVIWLDERAHSREGHSGTKHEAKAA; translated from the coding sequence ATGCAGATTCTCAAGCACAAGACGAACTTCGACTTCATCGGCAAGCGCAAGCCGGCCCTCTTCATCTCCACCCTGCTGAACCTGGCCATCATCGTGGGCATCGCCGCGGTGGGGTTCAACTTCGGCGTGGACTTCGCCGGCGGCACGGTGGTGGAGCTGAAGTACGACACGCCCACCACCGCGGAGCAGGTGCGCGAGCGCGCGCAGGCCGGCGGCCTGCACGACGTCAGCGTCCAGGGCGTGGGCGCGGCCGAGGAGAACTCCTTCCTCCTGCGCATGGGCGGCGTCACGCAGCTCACCGAGGAGAACGCGGAGCACGCCAAGGCGGCCATCCAGGGCCTGGGCGAGACGCGCAATGTCTACGCCGACATGGCGAACGGCATCGTCAACTTCCGCTCCGTGAAGCCCATGTCCGTGGAGGCCGTGAAGAAGGCGGTCGAGGGCGCGGGCATCGGCGTGCAGGAGGTGCGTGACCTGGGCGCGAACCAGGGCGGCACGGGCTACGACTACCAGGTCGTGGCGAGCGGCATGGCGGACAAGGTGTTCGCCGCGCTGAGCGCCGGTCTGGACAAGCCCAACTTCGAGCAGCGCCGCGTGGACTACGTGGGCCCGCAGGTGGGCAAGCAGCTGCGCAACCGCGGCGTGATGGCGCTCGTGTACTCCATGGTCGCGATCCTCATCTACGTGGCATTCCGGTTCGACTTCAAGTTCGGCCCGGGCGCGCTGCTGGCCATGCTCCACGACGTCATCATGGTGGCGGGCTACTACCTGGTGAGCCGGCGCGAGTTCAACCTCACGTCCATCGCCGCGCTGCTCACCATCGTGGGCTACTCGGTGAACGACACCATCGTCATCTACGACCGCATCCGCGAGGACATGGCCAAGTACAAGGGCAAGCCCCTGCCGGAGGTCATCAACATCGCGGTCAACGACACGCTGGGCCGCACCATCCTCACCTCCGGCGTGACGGCGCTGTCGCTCATCGGTCTGCTCATCTTCGGCGTGGGCGAGATCTTCGACTTCGCCATGGCGATGCTGGTGGGCATCCTCGTGGGCACGTACTCGTCCGTGTACATCGCCAGCCCGGTGGTCATCTGGCTGGACGAGCGCGCGCACTCCCGCGAGGGCCACTCGGGCACCAAGCACGAGGCGAAGGCGGCCTGA
- the recJ gene encoding single-stranded-DNA-specific exonuclease RecJ, whose amino-acid sequence MRWLLPDVVEQEVGSLAGELSLHPLAARVLLHRGYRTPEAASAFLSDRLADLPDPFRMKGMGPAVERVLRAVRLKEKVTLYGDYDVDGVSSTSLMYLFLKELGATPATYIPHRLDEGYGLNLGAVERIAQDGTRLLVTLDCGITSVAEIARAKEMGLDVVVVDHHTVPPTLPPATAVLNPHQPGCEYPTKVLCAAGVAFNLCMGLRKRLRDDGFFATRKEPNLKALMDLVALATVADVVPLTGANRILVAHGLQELSQGRRPGIRALKEVAGLEPDAAVTAGQVGFRLGPRINAAGRLHDASLGLQLLCADSVETARSLAQVLDRANAERQGIESSILTQALAQAEEHRDARGFVLYDEGWHPGVIGIVASRVVERFHRPTVMVGVKDGVGKGSARSIEAFHLYDALTGCADLLTRYGGHKHAAGLTVDAKQLPAFREAFAKIAQQRLTPEDLIPRCRVDAVVNPRDLDATAVESLQRLGPFGQGNPEPVLVLRGQTARPRVLPAKSGVSGAGHLKLALLDAPELDAIGFGMADRVSLVEGPVDLAFQAGFDTFRGQRKLSLRLKDVRQAA is encoded by the coding sequence ATGCGGTGGTTGCTTCCAGACGTCGTCGAGCAGGAGGTGGGTTCGCTTGCGGGTGAGCTGTCGCTGCACCCGTTGGCGGCAAGGGTGTTGCTCCACCGGGGCTACCGCACGCCCGAGGCGGCATCGGCCTTCCTGTCGGACCGGCTGGCGGACCTGCCGGACCCGTTCCGGATGAAGGGCATGGGCCCCGCGGTGGAGCGCGTGCTGCGCGCCGTGCGGCTCAAAGAGAAGGTGACGCTCTACGGGGACTACGACGTGGACGGCGTGTCCTCCACCTCGCTCATGTACCTGTTCCTCAAGGAGCTGGGCGCCACCCCCGCCACGTACATCCCCCACCGGCTGGACGAGGGCTACGGCCTCAACCTGGGCGCGGTGGAGCGCATCGCGCAGGACGGCACGCGCCTGCTGGTGACGCTGGACTGCGGCATCACCTCCGTGGCGGAGATCGCGCGCGCGAAGGAGATGGGCCTGGACGTCGTGGTGGTGGACCACCACACGGTGCCGCCCACGCTGCCGCCCGCCACGGCGGTGCTCAACCCGCATCAGCCCGGCTGCGAGTACCCCACCAAGGTGCTGTGCGCCGCGGGTGTGGCCTTCAACCTCTGCATGGGGCTGCGCAAGCGCCTGCGCGATGACGGCTTCTTCGCCACGCGCAAGGAGCCCAACCTCAAGGCGCTGATGGACCTGGTGGCCCTGGCCACCGTGGCGGACGTGGTGCCGCTCACCGGCGCCAACCGCATCCTCGTGGCGCACGGCCTCCAGGAGCTCTCCCAGGGCCGCCGCCCCGGCATCCGCGCGCTGAAGGAGGTGGCCGGCCTGGAGCCGGATGCCGCCGTCACCGCGGGGCAGGTGGGCTTCCGCCTGGGGCCCCGCATCAACGCGGCGGGCCGCCTGCATGACGCGTCGCTGGGGCTCCAGCTTTTGTGCGCGGACTCCGTGGAGACGGCGCGCTCGCTGGCGCAGGTGCTGGACCGGGCGAACGCGGAGCGCCAGGGCATCGAGAGCAGCATCCTCACGCAGGCGCTGGCGCAGGCGGAGGAGCACCGGGACGCGCGCGGCTTCGTGCTCTACGACGAGGGCTGGCACCCCGGTGTCATCGGCATCGTCGCGTCGCGCGTGGTGGAGCGCTTCCACCGGCCCACGGTGATGGTGGGCGTGAAGGACGGCGTGGGGAAGGGCTCGGCGCGCAGCATCGAGGCGTTCCACCTGTACGACGCGCTCACCGGCTGCGCGGACCTGCTCACGCGCTACGGCGGGCACAAGCACGCCGCCGGCCTCACCGTGGACGCGAAGCAACTGCCCGCCTTCCGTGAAGCCTTCGCGAAGATCGCCCAGCAGCGCCTGACGCCCGAGGACCTGATTCCGCGCTGCCGCGTGGACGCGGTGGTGAATCCCCGCGACCTGGACGCGACGGCGGTGGAGTCCCTCCAGCGGCTGGGGCCCTTCGGCCAGGGCAACCCGGAGCCCGTGCTGGTGCTGCGCGGCCAGACGGCCCGGCCGCGCGTGCTGCCCGCCAAGTCCGGTGTCAGCGGCGCGGGCCACCTCAAGCTCGCCCTGCTGGACGCGCCGGAGCTGGACGCCATCGGCTTCGGCATGGCGGATCGCGTGTCGCTGGTGGAGGGGCCGGTGGACCTGGCCTTCCAGGCCGGCTTCGACACCTTCCGGGGGCAGCGCAAGCTGTCCCTGCGCCTCAAGGACGTGCGTCAGGCCGCCTGA
- a CDS encoding YHS domain-containing protein yields the protein MKGEHEQRQGGKHWDPVCGRHLETPEGHPSSEYKRRRYFFCSEGCRSAFERQAERFRLNELARAGALMSPGRVRWGLA from the coding sequence GTGAAGGGTGAGCACGAGCAGCGGCAGGGCGGCAAGCACTGGGATCCCGTGTGCGGCAGGCACCTGGAAACGCCAGAAGGCCACCCCTCGTCGGAGTACAAGCGGCGGCGGTACTTCTTCTGCTCGGAGGGCTGCCGCTCCGCCTTCGAGCGCCAGGCGGAGCGCTTCCGCCTCAACGAGTTGGCGCGGGCCGGGGCGTTGATGTCGCCCGGCCGGGTGCGCTGGGGCCTCGCGTAG
- the aspS gene encoding aspartate--tRNA ligase encodes MAVPFISEVKRTHTCGQLTAANVGEEVVLFGWVHNRRDHGGAVFIDLRDRDGLTQVVFEPDSKEAHETAGHLRLEYCVGIKGKVLSRGKNVNPKMKTGEIEVKASDLTIFNRSEPTPFLIEDNVDTSEEKRLAHRYLDLRRGPLQKTLMTRSKMNALTRSYMVGNGFLELETPFMGKYTPGGARNFLVPSRLNPGKFYALAESPQLYKQLFMVAGFDRYFQIVKCFRDEDLRLDRQPEFTQIDVEMSFVTQDDIFTIIEGLLKKLWGEVLGLDIPTPFQRMDFYESMAKYGNDKPDLRFGLEHVVLTDVIREHGAAGGVPMMWDAVQEKGIVKAMVVPAEKALSRAESDKLEDFAKQAGARGLARAKVGEGGEWTQSPLSKTITPALRQAINQACNAKTGDLILFQFGRESLVHTVMANLRVHVAKKLGLIPEYGSGGQWRFLWVVNPPLFEFDEETNTWAAAHHAFTRPHDEDVQYLLTDPGRVKCHRYDVVLNGFEIGGGSIRLHDPKVQAEVFQALGIQEEEARTKFGFLLDALKFGAPPHGGIALGMDRLVMLLTGAESLRDVIPFPKTKTGTDTMTGAPGDVDEKQLRDLHVRTVPLPQK; translated from the coding sequence ATGGCAGTTCCGTTCATCTCCGAGGTCAAGCGTACCCATACCTGCGGTCAACTCACGGCCGCGAACGTTGGCGAAGAGGTGGTCCTCTTCGGCTGGGTGCACAATCGCCGCGATCACGGCGGCGCGGTGTTCATCGACCTGAGGGATCGCGACGGGCTGACCCAGGTGGTGTTCGAGCCGGACAGCAAGGAGGCCCATGAGACGGCCGGCCACCTGCGCCTGGAGTACTGCGTCGGCATCAAGGGCAAGGTGCTCTCGCGCGGCAAGAACGTGAACCCGAAGATGAAGACGGGGGAGATCGAGGTGAAGGCCTCGGACCTGACCATCTTCAACCGCTCGGAGCCCACGCCGTTCCTCATCGAGGACAACGTGGACACCTCCGAGGAGAAGCGCCTGGCCCACCGCTACCTGGACCTGCGCCGGGGCCCCCTGCAGAAGACGTTGATGACGCGCTCGAAGATGAACGCGCTCACGCGCTCGTACATGGTGGGCAACGGCTTCCTGGAGCTGGAGACGCCCTTCATGGGCAAGTACACGCCGGGCGGCGCGCGCAACTTCCTGGTCCCCAGCCGGCTCAACCCGGGCAAGTTCTACGCGCTGGCGGAGAGCCCGCAGCTCTACAAGCAGCTGTTCATGGTCGCGGGCTTCGACCGGTACTTCCAGATCGTGAAGTGCTTCCGCGACGAGGACCTGCGCCTGGACCGGCAGCCGGAGTTCACGCAGATCGACGTGGAGATGAGCTTCGTCACCCAGGACGACATCTTCACCATCATCGAAGGGCTGCTGAAGAAGCTGTGGGGCGAGGTGCTGGGCCTGGACATCCCGACGCCGTTCCAGCGGATGGACTTCTACGAGTCCATGGCGAAGTACGGCAACGACAAGCCGGACCTGCGCTTCGGGCTGGAGCACGTGGTGCTCACGGACGTCATCCGCGAGCACGGCGCCGCGGGCGGCGTGCCGATGATGTGGGACGCGGTGCAGGAGAAGGGCATCGTCAAGGCGATGGTCGTCCCGGCGGAGAAGGCGCTGTCCCGCGCGGAGAGCGACAAGCTGGAGGACTTCGCGAAGCAGGCGGGCGCCCGCGGTCTGGCGCGCGCGAAGGTGGGCGAGGGCGGTGAGTGGACCCAGTCCCCGCTGTCCAAGACCATCACCCCGGCGCTGCGGCAGGCCATCAACCAGGCGTGCAACGCGAAGACGGGCGACCTCATCCTGTTCCAGTTCGGCAGGGAGTCGCTGGTGCACACGGTGATGGCGAACCTGCGCGTGCACGTGGCGAAGAAGCTGGGCCTCATCCCCGAGTACGGCAGCGGCGGCCAGTGGCGGTTCCTCTGGGTGGTGAACCCGCCGCTCTTCGAGTTCGACGAGGAGACGAACACCTGGGCGGCGGCGCACCACGCCTTCACCCGTCCGCACGACGAGGACGTGCAGTACCTGCTGACGGATCCGGGCCGCGTGAAGTGCCACCGCTACGACGTGGTGCTCAACGGCTTCGAGATCGGCGGCGGCTCCATCCGTCTGCATGATCCGAAGGTGCAGGCGGAGGTCTTCCAGGCGCTGGGCATCCAGGAGGAGGAGGCGCGCACCAAGTTCGGCTTCCTCCTGGACGCGCTCAAGTTCGGCGCGCCTCCGCACGGCGGCATCGCGCTGGGCATGGACCGCCTGGTGATGTTGCTGACGGGCGCGGAGTCCCTGCGCGACGTGATTCCGTTCCCGAAGACGAAGACGGGCACGGACACGATGACGGGCGCCCCTGGCGACGTGGACGAGAAGCAGCTGCGCGACCTGCACGTGCGCACGGTGCCGCTGCCGCAGAAGTAG